GTTCCAGTAAAACATTACACTGTTTTTGAAGATATAGATACAGAAACTCTTAATAACTTATTTAAAACTGTTCAAAAAGCTACAAAGCTCATAAAAGAAGTTATAAAACCTGATGGGATAAATATAGGGATAAATCTTGGAGAAGTTGCAGGACAGCGCATATCTCATATCCATGTACACCTTGTACCCAGATTTAAGTTTGAATCCGGATTTATGGGAACGACAGCAAATACTCGAATTATTAGAGAAAATTTAGATAAAACTAAATCTAAATACATGGATAAAATTGAAATTCTAAATTAAAAACGCTCACCTAAAATTTTGGGGGAAAATAATGAAATATAAGATGTATAAAGAAATTTTAGAACAGCCCAAAGCGTTGAAATATACTTTAAAGGAAGAAAAATCTCACATGAGGGAAATTGCAGAGAAATTTGAAGAGTTTGAAAAAATTTATCTTTTAGGCTGCGGCAGTTCACTTTCAACATGTTATTCTGCCAAAAGCGCCATTGATTTTATTTCTGATAGAAATTTAGAAGTTTACACTGGTTACGAGTTTTTCTACAACAAAAAACTTGTATATGATAATGCTGGAGCTATTTTAACATCCCAATCTGGAGAAACAGCAGATACGGTTGCTGCCCTAAAGTATGCCCGGGAAAAAAATGTTTACACAGTAGCAATTACCAACGAAGGGCAATCTACAATGGTTCATGAAGCTGCTGATGCAGTTGTTACAAGAGGAGGATTAGAAAGCGCTATTCTTGGAACCAAAACTTATATGACTCAGCTTATGAGTCTTTATACTATTTTGTTCAATATACAAGGCCCCGAAGATGAAGGTCACACTAAAAACATTAAAAAAGAAGTTTTAAGTGATATAGAAAGACTTCCAGTAATTACAGAAGGGTTAATTAAAAAAACCGAAAATGAAAACAGAGAACTTGCAGAAAAATTCAAGGATTATGACATATTTTACTGCATGGGAAGCGGGCCAAATTATGGGCTTGCCTACAAGCTGGCCATGACCATGTTCATGGAAGGCGCTTTAAAACATTCCTGTCCACTGTATTCAGGTGAATTCAGGCACGGTTTAATTGAAAGGGCAGAAAAAGATGTTCCCATAGTATTTTTAGATGCAGATTATCCTGGAGATGAAATTACCAAAAAATCCATTGAATTTGGGGAAAAAATAGGTGTTAAATCAATTATTTATAACATGAAGGATTATTCTGATATGAATAATTTAATGTCTCCTTTTGCACTTGTTGTTCCACTTGAATGGTTTATTTATTATCTTGCACACTTTAATGGCGAAGATCCAGGTGCTACAAGACATATTGGAAAGGTAAGGTATTAATTACCTTTCAAACTCTATTTTAAAGACTATTCAAGTTTTAAATGATGTCTTTTCTTCTCTTCTTTAGGTATAGTAACTGTTAAAACACCATCAGCGAATTTAGCACTGGCTTCTTCAATTTTAATCTGTTCTGGTAAACTAACGGCTCTTTTAGCTTCACCGTATTTTCTCTCTTTTTTGATGAAATTTTCGTCTTCAACTACGGATTCTTCTTCAAATTTGGCCATTACTTCCAGGGAATCTTCAGTTAAATCAACAACAATGTCTTCTTTTTTAACACCAGGAAGATCTGTTTTCACTATTATATCATTATCGGTTTCTATAACATCCATTGCAGGTTTGGCTGTTGGTACTCCGTATTCTGACATTGCTTTTTCAAATTCTCTCTGTTTTTCACGAAAAGTGCTTATCATATCTTCAAATATTTTTTGAGCGGTGGTTCTACCTTTTTCTAATCTCTTTTCCACGCTTGAAGCTTCTGTTTCAATTGGAACTTCTTTTGCTTCCTTTTCTCCACCTTTTTCCATCTCTAATTCTTTTTTTGTCTTAATTTCTTTTTTCTCCATTATTAAATTCCTCCAGTTTCCTGATTATTAATTCTACACCAGAACCTTTTGAAGCTGAAATCATTACAGGTTCACCCAGTTTACTACTATATTTTTTTAAATACTTATTATTTTCTACCAAATCCATTTTGTTAAAAACACTGATTATAGGAGTATCAAAAATATGTTCTATTTCTTCTAAAAGGCGCATTTGAGCGTCAAGTGGGTAACCAGATGTTTCTGATGCATCAAAAATGTATAAAATTATGTCTGCAAGGTGTTCAAGCGCAACCATTGCACGAAGTTCGATGTTATTCATATCTCTTACAGGCCTATCCAGAAGTCCAGGTGTATCGATTATCTGGTATTTTTTCCATTTTTTCTCAAAATGACCTATCTGGATTCCATGGGTTGTGAAGGGATAGTCTGCTACTTTAGGTTCTGCAGGTGTAATTTGCCTGAGGAGTGTGGATTTTCCAACGTTTGGAAATCCTGCAATAACTATTGTAAACGCTTCAAAATCAATTGTGGGCATATTTCTAAGCTTTCCTTTTACAAAATCTAAAAAGTTAAGTTCGTCCTCTATCTGGTGCATTACAGATGATATTCTACCGAATGCTGCTTTCCTGATATTGGCTGCATTTTCTGGTCTTGAACGCCTCAATTTAAAAACAAATTCGTTCTCCAATTTTGTCATTAATCCTGCTGCCCAATTTAAAGCTCCAAGAGACTTTTTAAGTTGATCTACACCCACCATAACATCAATATAGTCTTGATAAAACATGTGCATGCGTTCAACCTGCGGTGTTTTGTCAAGCAAGTTATTTAGAGTATCTCGTGCAACCTGGAAAGCTGTTTTTATCCTGGCCTCTTCTGTTTTTTTCGCCTTTTGATAGCGAGGAATTTTTGAAGTTCTCACTTTATTTGCTGCCTTTTTTGCCCTGCTGAAGCTTTTATCCAGTATTTCATCAGGAGTTGGTACTGTTGGTATAAACATTTAAATCGCCTGTCCTTTATAGTATTACTAATGAAGTAAATCATGAAAATACAATAAAATCAAATTTATTTGCCTTTTTGACGTGAATCATCTTTAAGACATGAATATTATTTCATTACATACTATTGTATTAATTAAAAGAAGTATTTATCCATTTTTGAAATTTTAATCTATTAAAAATTTAGAAATTTTGGCTTTGTAGAAATCATTTTATATAACGGTAGTTATAACTTTAAAAGACAATAATTGGGGGAATTATTTGAATATTCGCTCTATTGAAGAGATAAATCGAAAAATCAAAAGAGGGGAGGCAACGGTACTTACTGCAGAAGAAGTCAGCGGCCTTGTTAAGAATGGAAAGGAGCTAAAAGCAGAGGATATAGATATTATAACCACAGGAACATGTGGAATAATGTCTGGAACAGCTGCAATATTCCATGTAAAAGCAGACGAACCAGGATCATTTAAAAAAGCTAAAAGTGTACTCCTGAATGGTGTACCAGGGTTTCCAGGTCCATGTCCAAATGAATGGCTTGGTTCAGTTGATTTAATCGTTTATGGAACATCCCGCAGCGTTTATGACGAAGATTACGGTGGTGGGTTCTTATTTAAAGATATTGTATCTGGAAAGGATATAGAAATTGAAGTTGAATCCACACATGGGGAAAAAATAAAATCAACAGTCAATATAGATGATTTTGGTACGGCAAGAATGATTGGAACCCGCTTAGCATTTAAAAATTATACAGCATTTGTAAATCCTACTGGTGAATCTGTTGCATCGATATTTCATGCAATAGAAATGGAAGGGCCTTACAGAGGACTTTCATTTTCAGGGTGCGGCGAATTAAATCCATTACAAAATGATCCGGTGATGAATACTATAAAAACCGGAACTAAAGTGCTCATGTGTGGTTCAGAGGGAATAATAATTGGAAATGGTACAAGAAGCACTCCAGAAAAGCCGAATTTAATGATTTCAGCAGATATGTATGATATGGATCCTCATTTCCTCGGGGGGTTTAAAACTGCTGCTGGACCAGAAGTTTTTAACAGTGTGGCTGCTGCAATCCCTGTTTTGAATGATAAGATACTTAAAGATACATATGTCATAAATAAGGATATTCCACTTCCTATTGCCGATATCAGGGGAAGACATATGCCTTTAGGAACTACAAATTATGCTGAAGTCTGGGAAAATGTGGATGAAAGACCAGTATACATTCCAGAAAATTGTATGGACTGTAAAGTATGTATAGTGCGTGAAAGATGCCCAACTGGAGCTTTTGGCGATAATTTCAATACAAATAGGTGTTTTGGCTGTGGAATGTGTGCTTATTCCTGTCCTTACGGTGCATTCCAAATGAAACGTGGAAAAATCCAGTTTAAGGCCGATGATAAGCTTATGGATGTACCTGTAATATGCAGACAGTCTGATATTAAAAGGGCACGAGAATTAGCCATTGAGCTTAAAAATAGGATTCTTAAGGGAGAATTTTCAATTTCAAAATGCTATTAGTAAATAAAATAAACTTTTAATAGAGAACACAGTTTATATGTGTTTTTTATTTTTCTAAGATATTTAAAATCTCTTTATGTAATAAATCTCTATTTTCAAGAGTAACTTCAAATTCAAGCAGATCGTCCCTGATTTTTATCCCTGAGATAAATGGATGTGTTGATTTTCTATGTATTACGGCTAAAACAGGTTTTTCATCATCAAATGCTTTTTCAACTGCTTTCTGGAATTCTTTGCTGTGTAATTCCATAGGTGCTATTTCATCTACCATTACATAATCAGATCTTTTTAAGGCGTTTTCAATGGCGGGAACCCCTATTTCATTTAAATCTTTTAGATTAACCTTATATTTGCCAACTTTAGGTCCTTTACATTTAATATGAGATAATATTCCCTTTCTTTTGTTTGCAAGATCGATAATACTAAATCCAACTCTAATTCCCCCTTCTTTAATTTCTGGACAGATAATTCCACCTATATGGTATCCCTCTTCTTCAAGGGAATTCTTGATCCTTTTAAGGACAGTGGTTTTACCCACGCCTGGCCTTCCAGTTATTAAAATATTCAAATCAATCACAATAAGTGTTTAAACATTAAATCCTGGTATTTGAGGAATAGATTGCGAACCAAACATCAATAGTCCTGCAATAAATCCAAGAATTAATGCTATAAATAATAAAAGGACTATATTTCCTATTCCTGACCCTGATTTTTCCTTATAATCCTCTTCATAATAATCTTGTTGATGATATTCAGATTCTTCATATTCCTCTTCATCATAATACTTAGAATAATCAGGGCTCTCTGGGTTTGAATATTTCATATATCTTTGTTTTATAGGCTTTTCAACTGTCTGGGAGTTATCAAAACTAAATGATCTTGAATCATTATTATACCTCTTTGCAGGCTTGCTGAAATTAGAATTATCAGAGTAAATTGACTTTAAATCTTCGTAATACTTATTTTTCACTGTTTTTGGAATTAAAAGTTCCATTCCACAGTTAGGGCAGTATTTCTCCCCCTCATCAATGTTTACCCCGCAATTATCGCAGATCATATCAATCATTTTTGGTTAAGAAATTTATTGTCCCTGTCTTTTTAATAGAATCCTGATATTTTTATTACTAACTAAATGTGTTTATTGAAATTTGGAGGAAATGAAAGATTTCATGTTTTTTATATTAAATTTATTAAACCTATACTTTTTGCATAATTTATGGTTTCCTCTATTTCTCCACGACCGGGATAACGCATTATTTCAGGAAATTCATTTGCCCTGTAAACTGGCCGGTATTGCCCCATAATGTTTACAACAGTTTCATTTCCTAAATTTTCAGATATCCATTTTAAAATAGGTTTGGAACAGCATTCAACATGGTTAGGTAACACCAGATGTCTTATAATCATATCTCCTGCTTTTTTTGCCATCAAATGATTTCTTGTTATGATATCCCAATAATTAGGCACTCTTGAAAGTCTCTGTGCACAATTTGAAGGCCCATATTTAAAATCACTTAGATAAAGGTCAACAAAGCTGTCTAAAAGTTTCATGGCATCTTCACTCATGTAAAAATTGCTGTTCCAGATAACAGGAATATTTTCACGGGTTAATCGCATTGTTTTTAAAATATAAAGTAGATTGGGGGTTGGATCTCCACCTACAAAGTTCACGTTCCTTGAACCTTCCATTCTCCGTCTATCAATAATTTTTGCCAGATTTTCTTCACTTATTTCTATTCCAGACCCTGGAAATTGACTTATGTCAAAGTTTTGACAGTAAACACATCTAAAATTGCAGCCTGTAAAAAATATGGTGTGACTGGGTACAAGTGGGGCTTCTTCACCAATATGCAGGAATTCAGAGGCAATTTTAGAATTTAAAACTCCACAAAAGCCAGTATCTGTATTTCTATTTACATAACATCTTCTTTCACAAAAATAACAGTTTTCAAAAATATTTTCTGCAATTTTAATTTTTAAATCAAGGTAAGAAAAATCAGGCTTTTTAAGGTCATTAAAAGCAAATTTAGAGTACTTATCGTTAAAATCTACCCTTAAAGATTCATGTTCTTCCCAAAGAGAATTGATATAGTTTTTGCACGCTTCAATCCCCATGGCAGCATTTGACCTTGAAGGTCTTTTATTCAGCATGATCTCAAAGTAAGTGGAAAGTTCTTCTTTTATTGTGCTATTTTCAGTAATTCTTCGCATGTGAATTTATCCAATAACTCTTAAAGAAGATGCTAAAATTCTTGGAATAACGAAAGGTCCTATTTGACGGGTTTTTCCTGAAATTCCAGACGCTGTTTTCATGACGTTAAATATATTTCCAGATAGCATTGCTTTTTTAACAGGCTCACTTATTTCCCCATTTTCTATTTTAAAGGCGTTATTTACTTCAACTGAAAAATCACCTGAAATTGGGTTGGCTGTATGTGCCCCTAAAACATCTGTAACAATCATTCCCTCATTAATATCTGAAATATCTATCATATCACTGAACTGGATTATAACGTTGCTTAAACCAACTGCAGGCATATCTGCAAATGAAGCACGCATCCCGTTACCGGTACTTTCTGCATTTCCCTTTTTAGCGGTGTATATATCATAAATAAAATTTTTAAGCACTCCATTTTCAATAATAGTGGTTTTTTGTGAGGGAGCACCTTCACCGTCGCCTCTTGAAGCGTTTAAACCACCTTCATATGTTCCATCATCGTAAATACTTAGTGCACTTGAAACTACTTTGTTACCAGTTTCATTTGCATAAATAGACCTTCCTCTCTGGACGTTATCGGCGTTTACAGCGTTTACAAATGTCCCCAGAAGTCCTGCTCCAGCTCTTTGATCCAGTACAACATCGATGTCCTTTGTTTCAACTGCTTTTCCGTTTAAGGATTTTTTGGCAATGTCACTGGCATTAAATGCAATCCATTCCGGGTTAATATCGAAGGATCTTGACGAATCTCCTTCATAAGCTGTGGATATTACTCCATTTGATTCTGCATTAACAGCTATGAATCCTGAAAATGAAGATGATTTTTCTTTACAGTTTACTCCCTTTGAATTTAAGATAAGACTTTCATAGCATCCTGCAGAAAATCCTCCAGAAGTAGGTTCGCATTTTTCATCCTCCACCATGTTTATCATTGTTTTTGCAAATTCAATGGAGTCTTCAATAGCCATGGATTCAATTTTTTTATCATAAAGTCCTTTAACTGGGCTGTATCTGGTTTCCTCTGCAAAATCGAAGTAATTATCTGCAATATTAGATTTTGCATTAAAAATTGCATTTTCTATCATCTCTTTAATTTTATCAATATTTGTGGTGTATGAAAATCCCATTTTAGTGTCTAAAATTACTCTTATTCCTATTCCACATGTAAAATCTTCTTTTGCAAATTTTACTTCATTATTTTGAACATCAACACCTATACTTTTTTCCTTTTCTACATAAACTTCGACATGATCAGAATTTTTTAAAGCAAAGTTCAATGCATCTTCTGCAAGATCTATCAAATTTAAAGCCTCCAAATTTTTTAACAAAAATTTGGGGTTCCAAAATTCATTCTGAATTTTGATAACCTCCATCTAATTTAAAATAAATTTTTCTATTGCTTCTGCAGTTCCATCACCGTATGGTTTTCGGGTTACATAGTCTGTATTTTCTTTTAGTTCTTCATCAGCGTTTGAAACAGCTACTTTAAACCCTGCAACCTCAAGGAACTCCAGATCGTTTTCACTATCTCCAATAGCCATTATCTCATCAGGTGTGGTTCCTATGTCATTTGCAACGATTTTCAGGGATTTTCCCTTGTTAACTTCTGGATCTGTAAGGTGAATTGCAAATTTAGTATCATAGACTTCAACATCAAAGTCCCTCACAGCTTCTTTTACAGTATTTACATCAATTGTTCTTCGTATGGCAATTTCAGAAATCCTTTGATCTGAAAATTCTACTTTTTCTACAGGATACTTTGATTTTAGAAATTCATAGGCAGGTCTGCACTTTTCGATGTTTCCAATTATTTGAGTTCTTTTACGTGTTTGTATAACTCCACCGTTTTCTCCAACAATTCCACCAGACGTACCTAACATTATTGCCACAGTCCTTGCCACACAAAGTATATTTCCAGTTACTAAAATGACGGGATAACCTCTATCTTCTGCACATCTAATGGCATTAATTGCATTTACACATATCTTTCTATTTTTGTCGGTTATGGTACCGTCTATGTCAAGAGCAATTGCTTTCATTAATATATTTCTCCAAAATACTTAAAAATGTGAAATTTGGAAGGAATTAGAAACTGGAACCATATCTAAAGGCAATATTACATGTACCTTCTTTACTTACCATGCAGGCGCCTATTGGATTTGTAGGATTGCACCTGGTTTTAAACAGTGCGCATTCTTCTGGCCTTGCCACTCCCCGTAAGATTGGACCACATATACAGCCTGTTGGAACTTTTTCTCCCTGTTTTACTTTAATATCGAATCTTTCCCGGGCATTAGCATCTGAAAATTCATCTCTTATTTCATAGGCAGAATTTGGAATTTCAGGAAAACCTCTCCATTCTTTGTCTTTAATATAAAAAACCTCATCCATGAGTTCCTGTGCTTTTATATTACCTTCTTCCTTTACTACCCGCTTGTATTCATTTTGAACTTCTGCTTTTCTGTCAAACTGTTTTAATACCATGTAAATTGCAAGCAGCACATCAAATGGGTTAAAACCTGCCACAACTTGAGGGATCCCATATTTTTTTGAAAATTCTTCATAAGGTCGCGTTCCTATAATTGTTGAAACATGTCCAGGTTCTATAAGTGCATTTAAATTTACTTCACCAGATTCAATTAAAAATTTCAGTGCTGGGGGAATTAATCTATGACATGATAAAAATGATAAGTTTTCTGGAGGACCTGCCGATATTTCAGCGGCGGTGGTTGGTGCTGTGGTTTCAAAACCCGCTGCCATAAAAACAACTTCATTATCTGTCTTTTTTGCTATTTCTGTGGCATTGTTGACTCCGTAGACTATTCTCACATCTGCTCCATCAGCTTTTGCATCTTGAAGTGTTCCTGTTGTTCCTGGAACTCTTAACATATCTCCAAAAGTTGTAATGGTAACACCTTCTCTTGCAAGATATAGACATTCATCTATTTCTATGGATGGAACGCAGCAAACAGGGCAGCCAGGGCCTGCAACCACTTCCACTTCCTCTGGGATTAATGATCTTATTCCATGTTGCATTATGGTATGTTCGTGAGATCCACACACATGCATGATTTTAACTGGTCTTTTAATGTTTTCAATCCGTTCTACTATCTCTCTGGATAAATTTTTCATACCAACACCTTATTGTGATTTATTTCATTGTAATACTTGTTAATGCTTTTATTGTTAATTTAAGGGCTTAAAATTTCTATATTGTATTTAAAATAATTTTTTAGTTTATGGGGTTAAATTTGATTATTTATTCATTTTATCAATTAATTATATTGTAGATATGTTGTTATAAATTATTCTGTAGGGTCTATCTACAATTCAAAATCAAAAAATAAAAAGTGCAAAAAATTTTAGTTTCATAATATTTCATTTTAGATTTTAAATAGATTTATAAGTATTGAAATATGTAGTTCTAATGAATTGATGTTCCTTTGACCTCCCGGATCAGCAAAATTGTAATACTATAAAAAAATTTATTATTATTAAAGACAATAATAATTTAATAATGCTGTGGGACTTTCAAAGTAATTAATGGCAAAAAAATCAGTAAAATAAATACATGCTTTGATATGTAATAAAAATGCATAATCTTTTATATACTTTAGATCACTACAAATTGATGGAGTTTAGGTGAATTCAAGCGTTACAGTTAAATATCTTTAATGTAAATCTATTTTAAAAGCATTTATTATAATTAATCACAGCAACCTTTGTGATATACTGGTAGGTAATATGAAAATTGCAGTGGTCGGATTGGGAATAGAAGGTAAAAATGCTGTAAAATCCCTTATTAATTATGGATATAAAGTTTATGCTTCGGATATGCGAAAAAATCTGGATTTAAACTATAACAGCGCTTTAGAAGTTGATCTTGGTTACCATGATTTTGATAAAATTGATTCTGCAGACGCAGTCGTTGTAAGCCCAAGTTTATGGAACAGTGAAATCGGGAAAAATGTTAGATCCAGTAAAAAAGCTTTATCTGATATTTTAGCATGTCATAAATCTGTTTTTACAATAGGAGTAACTGGAACAAACGGTAAAACAACAACCTGTTACATGATTAAAGAAATACTTGAGAAGGCTGGTTTAAATGTCCTTGCTGGTGGAAACGCTGGTGGAGGATTTGAAGGATATACAAACCTTATACTTGAAAGTTCAAACAAAAAATACGATGTTTTGATAGTAGAAGTTTGCGATATGACCCTTGACTTTTGTTCATATGCATTTGATTTTGATCTTATAGTTGTAACAAACGTGGGTCACGACCATATGAATTATCATAATTCTCTTGAAAATTACAAAAATTCTTTATCCAGGTTTTTAAAAGGTAAAACAGCAATATTAAATGGTGAAGATGAGATTTTAGCCCAAATTAAAGAATATCCCTCAAAAACGATCTTTTTTAGAAATGTTAAAGCTAATCTTAGTTTATTTGGGAAATTCAATCTGCAGAATGCAGCAGCAGCAGAAAAAGCAGCGCAATTTTTAAAAATACCACAACATGTAATTAACAAAGCGTTAGAAGAATTTAAAGGTGTTAAAGGAAGGTCTGCAAATTTAAATATTTCTGGATGTAATATTATTGTGGGTAAAACAGATAATGTAGATGCTGCAGAAGCAGTCTTTAAAGAATTAGATTATGACGTAGTTATGATTGGCACGCCAAGAGAAAATGAGAAATGCCGGTTTGAAATACTAAAAGAAGTAGCCAGAGCTAATCTAAAAACAGTGGTTTTATTTCCGGGGTTGGAAAATACAACAGATATGGCACTTGAAAAATTAATAAGTGAAGGTCATGAGGGAGCTATCAAAATAATGGAAAGTACTACAGATATCATAGATTTTACAGTTGAATGCAGTAAAAAATATGAGAACGTGTTTATAGGTGGAAATGGCCAGGAAAAACTGATAAAAATACAGAAAACATTACAATGGTTAGTAAAAGACGATATTGTGATTACAGATAAGAACGTGCTGATAATAGGTGCTGGAAATATAGGGCGGTCTGCAGCAGATTTTTTGAATTATTTAGGTAATGATGTTATTATTTCAGATATTAATGAATTTGAGGATCTGCCCAAAAAAGCACAGAAAAAAATTGAAAAGTTAAAGACAAAAGGAATAGCAGTAGAACTCGGGGTCCATATGAACGAGCATGCAATGTGGGCAGATGTTGTTTTTATTTCCCCTAACATGCCTGAAAATTCTGAAATCCTGCAATTTATTTATGAATGTAAAGAAAACTATGAAATAAAGGAAATAGACACAAAAGATATTGCTAGAATGATAAATTCCATCATAAAGATTCCAATGATTGGTATTGCTGGAACAGATGGCAAAACAACCACCACTAACATGATGAATTTTACGCTGACTGATAAATATAATACTTTACTTTTCTCATCCCTGGAGAACTCTCTGGTTATCGAGGGTCTGGTTGATTTTATTGTGGAAAATGGAACTGGAAGCGCTGATTTTGCTGTTTTTGAACTTCCTCATGATACGATACAAATGGTTAACGGGCTTGAAATCTGTTTGGGGATTTTAACCAACCTGACACCAGATCATATGAATGAATTCAAAAGCTATGAAGAATATGTGGAAAGAAACGTT
The sequence above is a segment of the Methanobacterium sp. genome. Coding sequences within it:
- a CDS encoding TldD/PmbA family protein, with translation MIDLAEDALNFALKNSDHVEVYVEKEKSIGVDVQNNEVKFAKEDFTCGIGIRVILDTKMGFSYTTNIDKIKEMIENAIFNAKSNIADNYFDFAEETRYSPVKGLYDKKIESMAIEDSIEFAKTMINMVEDEKCEPTSGGFSAGCYESLILNSKGVNCKEKSSSFSGFIAVNAESNGVISTAYEGDSSRSFDINPEWIAFNASDIAKKSLNGKAVETKDIDVVLDQRAGAGLLGTFVNAVNADNVQRGRSIYANETGNKVVSSALSIYDDGTYEGGLNASRGDGEGAPSQKTTIIENGVLKNFIYDIYTAKKGNAESTGNGMRASFADMPAVGLSNVIIQFSDMIDISDINEGMIVTDVLGAHTANPISGDFSVEVNNAFKIENGEISEPVKKAMLSGNIFNVMKTASGISGKTRQIGPFVIPRILASSLRVIG
- a CDS encoding SIS domain-containing protein, whose translation is MKYKMYKEILEQPKALKYTLKEEKSHMREIAEKFEEFEKIYLLGCGSSLSTCYSAKSAIDFISDRNLEVYTGYEFFYNKKLVYDNAGAILTSQSGETADTVAALKYAREKNVYTVAITNEGQSTMVHEAADAVVTRGGLESAILGTKTYMTQLMSLYTILFNIQGPEDEGHTKNIKKEVLSDIERLPVITEGLIKKTENENRELAEKFKDYDIFYCMGSGPNYGLAYKLAMTMFMEGALKHSCPLYSGEFRHGLIERAEKDVPIVFLDADYPGDEITKKSIEFGEKIGVKSIIYNMKDYSDMNNLMSPFALVVPLEWFIYYLAHFNGEDPGATRHIGKVRY
- a CDS encoding zinc ribbon domain-containing protein — its product is MIDMICDNCGVNIDEGEKYCPNCGMELLIPKTVKNKYYEDLKSIYSDNSNFSKPAKRYNNDSRSFSFDNSQTVEKPIKQRYMKYSNPESPDYSKYYDEEEYEESEYHQQDYYEEDYKEKSGSGIGNIVLLLFIALILGFIAGLLMFGSQSIPQIPGFNV
- a CDS encoding radical SAM protein, which translates into the protein MRRITENSTIKEELSTYFEIMLNKRPSRSNAAMGIEACKNYINSLWEEHESLRVDFNDKYSKFAFNDLKKPDFSYLDLKIKIAENIFENCYFCERRCYVNRNTDTGFCGVLNSKIASEFLHIGEEAPLVPSHTIFFTGCNFRCVYCQNFDISQFPGSGIEISEENLAKIIDRRRMEGSRNVNFVGGDPTPNLLYILKTMRLTRENIPVIWNSNFYMSEDAMKLLDSFVDLYLSDFKYGPSNCAQRLSRVPNYWDIITRNHLMAKKAGDMIIRHLVLPNHVECCSKPILKWISENLGNETVVNIMGQYRPVYRANEFPEIMRYPGRGEIEETINYAKSIGLINLI
- a CDS encoding phosphoglycolate phosphatase; its protein translation is MKAIALDIDGTITDKNRKICVNAINAIRCAEDRGYPVILVTGNILCVARTVAIMLGTSGGIVGENGGVIQTRKRTQIIGNIEKCRPAYEFLKSKYPVEKVEFSDQRISEIAIRRTIDVNTVKEAVRDFDVEVYDTKFAIHLTDPEVNKGKSLKIVANDIGTTPDEIMAIGDSENDLEFLEVAGFKVAVSNADEELKENTDYVTRKPYGDGTAEAIEKFILN
- a CDS encoding methanogenesis marker 16 metalloprotein, which encodes MNIRSIEEINRKIKRGEATVLTAEEVSGLVKNGKELKAEDIDIITTGTCGIMSGTAAIFHVKADEPGSFKKAKSVLLNGVPGFPGPCPNEWLGSVDLIVYGTSRSVYDEDYGGGFLFKDIVSGKDIEIEVESTHGEKIKSTVNIDDFGTARMIGTRLAFKNYTAFVNPTGESVASIFHAIEMEGPYRGLSFSGCGELNPLQNDPVMNTIKTGTKVLMCGSEGIIIGNGTRSTPEKPNLMISADMYDMDPHFLGGFKTAAGPEVFNSVAAAIPVLNDKILKDTYVINKDIPLPIADIRGRHMPLGTTNYAEVWENVDERPVYIPENCMDCKVCIVRERCPTGAFGDNFNTNRCFGCGMCAYSCPYGAFQMKRGKIQFKADDKLMDVPVICRQSDIKRARELAIELKNRILKGEFSISKCY
- a CDS encoding NOG1 family protein, with translation MFIPTVPTPDEILDKSFSRAKKAANKVRTSKIPRYQKAKKTEEARIKTAFQVARDTLNNLLDKTPQVERMHMFYQDYIDVMVGVDQLKKSLGALNWAAGLMTKLENEFVFKLRRSRPENAANIRKAAFGRISSVMHQIEDELNFLDFVKGKLRNMPTIDFEAFTIVIAGFPNVGKSTLLRQITPAEPKVADYPFTTHGIQIGHFEKKWKKYQIIDTPGLLDRPVRDMNNIELRAMVALEHLADIILYIFDASETSGYPLDAQMRLLEEIEHIFDTPIISVFNKMDLVENNKYLKKYSSKLGEPVMISASKGSGVELIIRKLEEFNNGEKRN
- the hypD gene encoding hydrogenase formation protein HypD encodes the protein MKNLSREIVERIENIKRPVKIMHVCGSHEHTIMQHGIRSLIPEEVEVVAGPGCPVCCVPSIEIDECLYLAREGVTITTFGDMLRVPGTTGTLQDAKADGADVRIVYGVNNATEIAKKTDNEVVFMAAGFETTAPTTAAEISAGPPENLSFLSCHRLIPPALKFLIESGEVNLNALIEPGHVSTIIGTRPYEEFSKKYGIPQVVAGFNPFDVLLAIYMVLKQFDRKAEVQNEYKRVVKEEGNIKAQELMDEVFYIKDKEWRGFPEIPNSAYEIRDEFSDANARERFDIKVKQGEKVPTGCICGPILRGVARPEECALFKTRCNPTNPIGACMVSKEGTCNIAFRYGSSF
- a CDS encoding NTPase — protein: MIDLNILITGRPGVGKTTVLKRIKNSLEEEGYHIGGIICPEIKEGGIRVGFSIIDLANKRKGILSHIKCKGPKVGKYKVNLKDLNEIGVPAIENALKRSDYVMVDEIAPMELHSKEFQKAVEKAFDDEKPVLAVIHRKSTHPFISGIKIRDDLLEFEVTLENRDLLHKEILNILEK
- a CDS encoding Hsp20/alpha crystallin family protein, producing MEKKEIKTKKELEMEKGGEKEAKEVPIETEASSVEKRLEKGRTTAQKIFEDMISTFREKQREFEKAMSEYGVPTAKPAMDVIETDNDIIVKTDLPGVKKEDIVVDLTEDSLEVMAKFEEESVVEDENFIKKERKYGEAKRAVSLPEQIKIEEASAKFADGVLTVTIPKEEKKRHHLKLE